The DNA segment GTATGTTTATATTGTTAGCAAATAGCGGCGGATAAAAAACAAACCACAACACGGACGGCTAGCTCGCATTGTGGCGTTGTTGGTTGTAATAGGATAATTTACAAACCCTGATGTCATTCTACATACAAAAGTAATTTACCTTCTATTCCCCTCTATCTTTAAAAAAATCTTCTTCTTCATAAGGATAATTCAATAGTTCTAGATTTTCTTCAGTCAAATACCATGTCCTATAATCTAAGTTACTATTAATTAACAAACGGCCCTTAACTCTTTTCAATAGAGGATACGTGGTGTCATCCTCAACAACCAAATCTAGATTGTTTAACCGCAATAGTTTTCCAATGACTTCGAGTAGTTTTACCCATCCGATATCAATAGTACGCGCTTTAAATTGAATACTAATAAAGACATTTGTATCTACACCATACGCTTCAAGATTCGCCTTCCGATAACGTTCTATGTATTCATCCTCTTCATCTAAATTAATACTTAGAGAAAAATAAGTGCAACTAATACTCACTTGTTGAGCATCAGACCAATCACTTACTTCCGCTTCATAATTTATTAATTCTACAAATAATACTTCGAATATCATATCGTAAAGCAACTTTCTCAAGTCTTCTCTGGGAAAATCAGAACCAACAGATAGCCAAAAATCCATTTACTCATACCTCCAGTACGTTCTAGTTACTTGACGACCTTCAATGATCAATAGTTCATTTAAATGTTTAAATTCCTCCCATTCTGGTCCAGTTCGAGGAATCTTTTCAGCACAATTCTTTACTCGTCCCTAGGTTGTAAACTTAAACAGGGAATTATGAAGGTGGCAACTATTCTACGATTGTTAACTGACGAGCAAGATATGTGAGTTCATTCCGCACTGAATGAGGTTTTTTTGAACAACCGCGCTTTGGTTACTTGAGATAAGCGGCAAATGAAAAAGAATACCACAATGGGCAGTTAGCTCGCATTGTGGCGTTGTTGGTTAAAGTAAAGGAAATTTACAAACTCTGATGTCTTTCTACAAGCAATGATGAATTACCTTCTATTCTCCTCTATCTTTAAAAAAGTCTTCTTCTTCATAAGGGTAATTCAATAGTTCCAGATTTTCTTTAGTCAAATACCATGTCCGATAGTTATCTAAATTAATATTTATAAGTAAACTCCCTTTAATTCTTTTTAATAATGGATATGAGGTATGATCCTCAACCACCATATCTTGATTGTTTAACTGCAATAACTTCTCAATTATTTCAAGGAATTTAAGCCATCCAATTTCGAAGTTACGCGATATAAATTGAATACTAATACGAACATTTGTATCCACACCATGATCTTCAAGATTCATTTCTCGAAAACGTTCTATATATTCATCCTCATCATCTAAATTAATACTCATGGAAAAATATGTACAGCCAATGCTCACGGTTTGAGTATTGGACCAATCCCATACTTCTGCCTCATAATTAATTAATTCCACAAAAAATACATTGCATAACATATCGTAGAGCAGTTTCCCCAATTCTTCTCTAGGCAAATTAGAACCAACTGATAACCTAAAGTCCATCTTACTCAAACCTCCAGTACGCTCTAGTTACTTGACGACCTTCAATAATTAGGAGTTCATTTAGGTATTTTAAATCCTTGTGTGTTTGACTAATTAGATTTTCAATAAGTTCAGCCCTTTTTTCAACAGGGTAATCATTTAAGTTTAACACTATTCGCCTAGCTTGTTCAGTAGTTTTATCTCTGAGTGTATCAAGAATGTTTCGTAGACTCGTACTTGTATTAGGGGCATAACAATCAAATACTTGCCCCTCTATTATGAAGTCTGGACTTTTTTTAGGAGCTATTCCATACCCGTTTCCATTGTCAAATTCGTCAAGCATTATTATACGATATCGTTGTTCTGCAAGTATATCAGCAGCTTCATTTTGCCTCGTTAATCCTCTATCACCTTTTGGTGGAATTTTAGCATAATTCCCCTCTGGTTTCCCACCTTTAGGTAATGATGGCTTAGTGATTACGGCATTTGGTCTGATTTTAGGTGTATAAGGAATATATTTAGGAGGATGTAGGTAGTACTCAGAACTAGTTTTCCAGTCCACATCTTATCGCCATATTTGGAACGGAAATACTCATCCCATTGTGATAATTAAAGCTGCATGCATACTTGTATTGTTTGGATATAGCGGCGGATAAAAAACAAACCACAACACGGGCGGTAGCTCGCATTGTGGTATTGTTGGTTATAAAGTTTCAGCGAAGTATCTAGAGATTTGTTTCATAGAGTATTCTTGTTTGGGAAAGGCGTATTCTGATTAAGTATTGAGAGTCTGTAAAATAGTTTGTGTAAACTCCAAAACCTATTAAAATGGAACTAATAGAAAGGTTGGGAGAATACATGGGACTTTGGACGAAACAACAGTTGCGCGACTTCATTAAAGAGAATAATCTGGTAACGGCACAGGATGCTCAAAACGCATTAAAGAACCTGTTTGCAGAAACAATCCAGGAGATGCTCGAAGCGGAGATGGAAACACATCTGGGCTATGCCAAGCACGACATCACGGCGAAAGCGACGTCAAACAGCCGTAATGGCAAAAGCAAGAAAACTGTCGTCAGTGAGTATGGTGAGCAAGAAATAATCGTACCCCGTGATCGCTTGGGCGAGTTTGAACCGCTTGTGGTGAAGAAGCATCAGTCCAATGTCACAGGCATTGAGGAACAGATCATTGCGCTTTACGCGAAGGGCGTCAGCACGCGTGAAATTCAAGATCATCTACAGCAGTTGTATGGCATCGAAGTCTCCCCGACACTGATCTCGAACGTGACGAACAAGGTTATCCCTATGGTTAAGGAATGGCAAAATCGGCCGCTACAGAGCGTATATGCCGTTGTCTTTCTCGACGCCATTCATTTCAAAGTGAAGCAAGACGGAGCTATTGTCAACAAGGCGGCTTACATGGTCATCGGCATCGATCTGGACGGGAATAAAGACGTCCTAGGCATGTGGATTGGCGAAAACGAGTCGGCCAAGTTCTGGCTCAATGTCTTGAACGAGTTAAAAAACCGCGGCGTACAAGACATTCTCATTACGTGTGTCGATAATCTAACCGGTTTCTCGCAAGCGATAAGCGCTTGTTATCCCGCTACAGAGATTCAGAAGTGCATCATCCATCAAATCCGTAATTCAACGCGCTACGTGTCCTACAAGGACTTGAAGAAGGTGACTGCCGATCTGAAGCCGATCTACAAAGCAGCAACCGAAGAAGCGGCGCTTGTGGAGCTAGATCGCTTTGAGGAGGAGTGGGGCAAAAAGTATCCTCTGATCGTCCGTTCTTGGCGCAACAACTGGAGCGAGCTCGCTACATTCTTCAAGTACCCGCCGGAAATTCGCAAGTTGATCTACACCACGAACATGATCGAGAGTTATCACCGTCAACTGCGCAAAGTGACGAAAGGCAAAAGCATCTTTCCGAGCGACGAGGCTCTCCTTAAAATGCTGTATTTATCCACAATGGACGTTGTACGGAAATGGACGGGCCGTGTTCAGAACTGGGGACAAATGCTGCTACAGTTTTCGGTTTTCTTCCCTGATCGCGTGGGTCAGCACTTGAGGTAGGGGGGCGGAGTCCCCCTCTAAGCATCACCCTCTACATTCGTTTACACAAAATTCTTGACAGACCCTATTCTGATTAAGTATTGACGTTAAATTTAACATGATAATTTTTTACATAATCTTTATCTTCTGACTAATTATTCTCATCTTAAAACCTTATAAGTCTAAGTCTATATGAGAAATAACCTTCCCATCAATAGTTTTTTGTGTAATTCGAATTAACTCTTTATTATCATCATATTCATAATATTCAACCATTGTCGGTTCATAATTGTTTTTCGGGTTTAGTGAAACTTCTTTAATTTCATTTCCCATCATATCATAATAAGTTTCACGAACGAAATTCAATTTCCCATTTTTAAACAAATGTCCTCTAACTTTATATCCTTCACTTGTAATTTCATGTACTCCCATAAAATCTGCTGATGCATTTCCATACTCTTTTAAATGCTTTTCTAGAAGTTCCTCAAAATTTATATCACTATTCTCGTATGTTACTACCTTTACTTTTCCATTTATTATTAGTTCTGTTTTTATTAGTTCATTGTTATTAGTATAGTATTCTTTGCTATATTCCTCATGTGTGTCAACACTCTCTTCGTTTATGAATTCCCCAATATCATTCCTATATTTTATTATATAACCCATTTTTATACCTCTTCCTAATTTATATATGGATACAGATCAAACTCCGAACCTTTTACAACAATAGATAAGTCAAACGGACTTTCGGTCAAATTCGTATGCTCAATTAGTTCATATAATTGTTGATTGAATGAAATATCATCTTCAATTCTATTAAAATAAAACGAATTAATTCTTCCTGATTCAACTTGCTTTTCTAAATCTCTAAGCAGCTTTTTTCTTGTAGATGGTTTCTTTATTCGATCTTTTAATCCTTCAACTATTTCGCTATATAACTTGTCAAACTCTTCTTTTTTAACAACAATAGCTATATCAACATCATTTGCATTAGGAGTTCTAACACTAGAACCTTGTATACGAATGTCATTTGTTGATATATTATACTTTTTCAACAAATCATTTAAATCGCCTTTAAATGATATATAATCTCCTATTGAATCAAATTTATATGGAAATTTACGTTTCATCACCACATTTACGTAGTTTTCCATTTGCTTAATTAATTCCTCGGCATTTATAGGTTTTTTTACCCTCGATGCTGTAAACATTAAATCTTCAATTGTTCTATCATCAAGCCCAAGTGCTTTACCTGAATTTATGATATCACTAATTTCTTTATCTTTAAATCTCAATTCAAATTGCTCATCGAATTCAATTCTTTTATTCAACCTATTAATAATATCTTCAAAATTCTTTTCTCTTTTTGCCACCTCATTCAAAAACCTAATACGACTCGCATCCGTTGCTGAATCCAACAATTTGGTCACGCCATGCTTGGCAAGAAGGGATAGATTAGCTGCAGCTAAAAACAGGCCTAGTTTATCAAGATCAGATTGATTTAATCCTAGCACCTCGGGATCGGTATAACCATACCCTTTCCCTAAATCGTCCAATTTCTCCAAGCTTACATACATTTGTCCTGCGGACCATAATACGTCCCCAACTATAAGTGACCAGATAATAATGGATGTTCCTGCGGACGGGATCGAAGCGACAGCCGCAATGAGCCCCGTTACCGCACCAAAAACCCCCATGAGTACGGAGCCATATTGACCCGCAATAACAATTCGCTCAAAATTGAATCGAGAGTAATATAACATTTCAGTCACGTTTTTACTGAAGTATTTCGTTAGCTCATCCTGTCCTTCTGCATCATTTGCAAAAAATCCGGATTGTTGCATTTCGCCAAAAACCTGTAAATACTGGTTAAAGGCTTCTGTGCGTTCCTCGTCGGTTTCGGCATTCTGCGCACGATAGGAGGCGCTCATGAGCTTATGGGTCTGACTATACCTTGTAACGTAGCTATTTTTGATTTTTGCCAGTTCTTCTTCACTTTTCTCTTCTGGTTTCGTCGCATTATCCTGCGGC comes from the Paenibacillus lentus genome and includes:
- a CDS encoding IS256 family transposase encodes the protein MGLWTKQQLRDFIKENNLVTAQDAQNALKNLFAETIQEMLEAEMETHLGYAKHDITAKATSNSRNGKSKKTVVSEYGEQEIIVPRDRLGEFEPLVVKKHQSNVTGIEEQIIALYAKGVSTREIQDHLQQLYGIEVSPTLISNVTNKVIPMVKEWQNRPLQSVYAVVFLDAIHFKVKQDGAIVNKAAYMVIGIDLDGNKDVLGMWIGENESAKFWLNVLNELKNRGVQDILITCVDNLTGFSQAISACYPATEIQKCIIHQIRNSTRYVSYKDLKKVTADLKPIYKAATEEAALVELDRFEEEWGKKYPLIVRSWRNNWSELATFFKYPPEIRKLIYTTNMIESYHRQLRKVTKGKSIFPSDEALLKMLYLSTMDVVRKWTGRVQNWGQMLLQFSVFFPDRVGQHLR